cgaTTGACCCTTGGTAATCGGCCCATCCTAGTCCCAAACTTGGGAGTACTAACTCTTGAGCTAGTGAGCCTGGTTTTAGATTTTGGCCCTGCTGATATACTGGGGGCAGAAGGTTTTGCTGGACTTTGAAACTTAGGGATGAAAGAATAAGAATTCAATTCGTTCAAGAGAGCACTTGAGTTCTCATCCATGCTGACTTCATGCTCATCAGAACTCAACTCTCTGTCCAAATCCATCTTTATATTTTTAGAGATGTTATCATTTCTCTCTGTTATCACAGAGATAGTGTGGTTCAAATGGCTTAGCGGTTTATTATTCGATAAATCAAAGTCAACTCTTGAGGTCCCATCTTGTAAGCTTCTCTTGCCTAAAACACCGGTCAAAACGGAGTCTGTTTCAAGACTTGAAGCTATATTGTTTGTGTTAGCTTGATTTATGACTATATCGTCAATCTTATCGAGTTTAGGGCTCGCTGTTCGAATTGTGAAATTATCAACCTGAGGCTTCATAGAGAGCTTGTCAGGATCCTCCTGATTATCAGAGGACCCAAACTCAccatcgtcttcatcaacatcattaTTACCACCATTTACCATCCCCACAACCGGAGCTTGAAACAACCTTATAACCGGATCTTCCTTTCTCATGGGCTTGTGTTCATCACCTTTCTTACTAACgttcttttccttcaacttttcaaagtcaaatcTCTTGATTTTTGTACGCCCAGGTGAGGGCATCGGATGGTCCCCTATTATTTTACTGGAGCTATTCTCTGTAGACTTTAATAATCCCAGTCTTCCCTTGAGGTTGGGAGAGAATTGATTATCATCAgatatcaacttgttttctCTGATCAAGCTGTCCTCTCTGTCCTTCAAGACACCCAGTCCATTGAAACGATTACTTACTGGTGAACTAGCGGTTTTGGTGTTCTTTTTGTTATTATGGGGTGTTGACGGTTGTTTTCCCTTCTTCGCCAGACTGTTCAATGGAACTTTTATAGTTGTGCTCTTGATACTGAATATGCCAGAGTTATTGATCGAATCGTTTCGATGGCTATTTCGTATAATCTTGGGGGTCTCCAAATCTTCGAATTCTGAGTCCTCGGATGACGATTCATCTCCATTATTACTTTGCAACACTCTATTGTGGACTTTTGATCTGTTGATTTCTAGAAGTTGCTTGGGTGAAGAACCTGAAATTTGACCGAGATTCACTTCTCGAGAGTCTGAATTAATGCCAAACACAGGCTCTGAAATGGCCGTTCCAGTGTTTGCCGGGCTTCCATTCATATCTTCTACCGACAGCCACCTGGTTAATTTGTCTGGATCTCCAAAAAAGTGCGACGCGGTGGGAAAGCCTTCAATAGGGATCTGAGATTTTACTATTTGTGTATTGACTAAATTGTGCTTGTAGATACTTCAGGCAAAGAGATCCTCCATAATGTCTGCTTCACAGGCTTCGAAATCTGTGTCGTATAATCCGTAAACTCTTTCGAAATTGAGGTAGCTGAGACTTTCAaagaagctcttcaaattggCTATTGACTTGATGCTGGTCACCCCTTTAAGTAACGGGATCTTCTTGTTATCAGGCGACAAGGGGTCAATTTTCACAGGCAGTTCTTTGAGAATCGTCAAGTCATACTCCTGAGAGATTTTGTCCACAATAGAGACCATTGCATCTTCAATATCGCTGTTAACATCAAAAGCAGTGTGAACGAAAAGCCAATCTTGCATGTTGAATTCATCGTTATTAAGTAGCAACAATTGATCCAACAACTTACAGCCATATAATATTGATTGCAATTCTTCCTCGCTCAAAAAGCTCAACTCTTTCAtggatttgttcaaaatgttCTCAAAGATCGAAATTACTTGTTGGCACATAACGATCCAACGGGGAAGCAAGTAAAGCTCATTGAACTGGATTGTTATCACCCTGAAAAGAATGCTGATGTGGGTCTTGAACAGTAGTGGAACGTTGTTCATCAACGAAatttcaatttgatcaaacaaatcatcaagtgAGCTTAGGAAGAAGTCCTTTGGTTGGGTCAACATTATGAATGACAATCTTTTAATcgtcaagatcttgtttTCAAGCTCAGCCTTTTCATTGAACATGAACAATGTTCCAGCTGATCCAGAGCCAGTAGCTGAAACCTTAGAaatcaactcattgaatTTTTCCGTTTCCACGCTCATCCAACTGGAGATAATAGACTTCCATATCTCAAGTCTATTGGCTGGtagcttgaagaagttcgAATCCATGAACAAATCATAAATCAAACTCTTCCACGTTCTATTGGGAGCATACTGACCaatattcttcaccaaagtTAAGGTTCGTAACGGGATCTCattgatcttcttgttctttaTTTGTGGAGACACAAAGTTGAGAATGATAACATTGATACAACTTGAAAGCTTTTCCGAATCCTGAATGACTTCTTCGAAATTCTCCATCAACTCACTAAGAGCATCAGTCAATTCATCTTGAACCCCTTGAGGAGTAGTCGattcgtcttcatcatcttcgcTGTTATTCTCTTCGTTGTTGATTGTTCCATTAGCAGGCTCTTCGCTGGAACTGAATAATATCCGCTTACCACTTACCGATACacccaacaacttggaaaatatgTCTCTTAATTCTCTTTTATGTTTTTTATCTGAGCCGAATTTCGAGTTACTCAACTTCAAGctcaacttggaaataaCTCTCAAAAGGTTGGGAATCAATTGCTTGAAATGATGGTGATGGGCTAAGACGTCCTTGAAAAACTGGGTCGAGAAACTCCATATATCTGTGATTGTATCCGTATCGATAGACTCGAAATAGAAAATAAGAAACCTTGATAATTCTTTCTCGGTTATTGAAACATTTAAATGTGACTTTTTAGATTCGTCCAATAAGCTCGGATAGCATCTAGTCATAATTGAGTTGAAAATATTGGGTAATGTGATTTGTGATCTCCCCCCATCCAATAGGTTCAATAGTTTGATGGAAGATTTATAGCCTGGGTCGGCAGCAATCAAATTCTCGATTACTTCCTGTCTTTCTAAGTCCATCAAAGActcaaacaacttcttggatCTAAATTTCAACTTATTTCCAAGATGGATAATTGATCTATGAGACCCAATTGGACTATCTTCGGTTTTGTACTCGTATAGTTTCGATTTGGAGTCTGCCCACTTCCAAATTTTAAATATCATTTCAATAGTGTCCTGGAAAGCCAATAATATGGAATAAAGTTTATTCTGTTCGCTTGTTCTTACTGCTGGTGACTCAATCAGAAAGACACCTTGGATCACATTTCCCAAGAAGCTGGAATCTTGTTGTCCGTTAGCAGCTTTTGAGTCAGACTTGTTTCTGAATTTAGAAGTCAATAAGTAGCTATGGCTAATTGACAACAAGTCCTCAAGCCCACTGATCAACTCATTTATAGATGCCTCGAAGTCAACGAGGATACCTATCGTTTCTTCCTTGAcaatcttgttgaagtaaTCATTAATCTTCTCAATTATAGCGGAATTTAGCAATGACAAAACACTGAACACTGACTCATTGAATAAATACAAGGACCTTGTCAAAAGAATCATGTATTGTTGCAAAAGGACAGAAATCTGAGATTTACTAATCcctttgatgatgaaccTGACCAAGAATGGTTCCTTTTCCTGATCATCGATATGCAATAAATTTaaattgatcttggaaTCTTCAgataacttcaacaaatggaATATGCATTTGAGATATTGGCATTCAGCCAACTCGATTTGGTAGGGAACTGTTGGTAATGAAATGTAGTAGAAGCAATTATCAATAAGGCTGTGGAATTTCATAGTAAAATCCGGCTCATTTCCGCTGATCAATGTGGTGAGAAGTTCCAAACAGTAGTCTACACAGTTGTAGTAATCTTTCAAAATACAACCCCCCTCGTTTAATACATCTTCCAGTAACCTTAAACTTAAGAACTTCTCTATGACgaagaaaatcaaagatttgTAAGTGGATATATCCCATTCATTAGACTTGCTGATTTCCAATTTGGTACTGTTATCCATCACGGCAAACTCGTTGTTGAACGCTTccttcaaattctttggattGGAATTTATAACATGAAGAATAGTGCCCAAATGATAAGCAAACTCTGCCAACTGATCATCTACCTCGATTTCAGACTTATGGGTGGCCATTAGCTCAAAGTCCATCAAAGGATTGgttatcatcttcaacaatctATTTGAATGCCCACTTTTAATTATGGTTCTGATGAACTCATTGACTTGCAATTTGTTGATACTACTTTCGTCGAATaagtcatcaagaacaagtttCAATGGTATCTCCAAAACAGAGTCAGTTTCATTAGAATTCGAGTGAGACCACAAACAGGTCATTGCTTTGACTCTGTCATTATGGCTCGACTGTAGAATCAAGCTAGAAATGGCTGGCTCGACGTAATACCTTGAACTATTTAtgatcaaatcaaacaaaCACTTCACAGACTCTACTTGGGGTTGTGTTGGGTCAGAAGATACCAATGAGGGCCATAAGTTCGTTGTAATTACTTTTATTATTCTTGTTTTTTCGAGAGTCAGTAATTCACTCGATAATAAAtgaaacaacttggatatACTGAATGCAACAATGGTATTCATATTTTGTGTCTCTGTGGTAGGACTATGAGAAATATTAGTTTGTTTCAACATTAATGACAATATGTCTTCATCTCTAGCCTTAAAAGAGTCACTTATCGGGATAGTATaaaccaacttttcaaataaCTCACACAATCTACATGAGTTAATTGAAgtgaagttttcaatgatAATAGCTTTAAACAAAAAGTAAAGATAAAAGGATGTTTCTGACTTGGTGAAAGCAGGTGTAgatgcttcttcatctaATGTTAATTCCCCATAGAAGTTTGAAATTTTCTTCAGAACATCCTCCTTATCAACTTTCGAAGTCAAGCTCTTATCAACGGGTTCTAAGCCTTTAGGGGAAATCAACTCAATAACAATCAGAACGCTGTTGaaccaatttttttcttcttggaagtTTATCAACAACGTCATCAATGCAAGAGGAGCATGAGTAACCTTCATTTCCTCTTCATTTATATCAAAGTTGGATAAAATAAACTCTAATAAGTCCAAATTGCTAGACTTTATAAGATCAATAAACAAGTTCCAAATATAAGAAGATTCAATaccattgaaaaagtcTTGAGAAGATGATAACACTTCACTAAACCTGGTAGTACTagatttggatttgttgtAGGTTTCACTCAATATGGGACGCAATATCTTAGGTATCACCATATGGCTGATTTCCCATTTGTCTATAATCAAAGACAATGCCATTTTTATTGAGTCGATTTGTTTGTTGGTGTCTTTCTCGTCATgcaccaagtccaaaagCACTCTAGACAACGGCTCCAATCCAAAATCTTCGAAATATTTAGCTCTTACTTTGGTGGAgtcaaccaattgatctGAGTCGGGGCCTAAGAGCCAATTCCATAATCGTCTATTGAGACTCAtatccttcttcaatagAATTTGGATACAAgacttcaccaacaagtccttATCCTTAGGAGATCGTGCGAAGACTGAGCTGTTTAACGGTAAGTGAGTCAAcatcaaatcaaaaaaCCCTCTGATAATTATAATGTCATTAGCAGGATTGAAAATAGTTTCAGTATTGATAGCGGTGGAGAAAGCCCTTATCAACAAACCTGGACTTGGATCAATACAGGCCTGAGCCTCATAACTATATTCAAAACCACCGGTTTCGGTCTTGATTGTTGTAAACATGGGTAACCGCTTATTACACCAATACAAAGCACCTAATCTCTTTTCAGGATTGGTTATTATCGCTAAAAACAAACACTTCCAGTAGTGTGAATCGCTTTCgagcttcaacttcaaggtaTCCATCAACTCAAACACGTCGGGAAAACTTTCTGAATTCTCGTCGTCCAACCCTGACAAAAGACTAAGTATCATCGGCTTAGCCACAactttcaagttcttggagttgatatTGGACAAAATGTGatttttgaacaacttcaccatTTCCGACTTCACCTGTATGGAGCCAAATGATAACACCGGAAGAAGACCCGGAAGCCATAAGTTTATCTCGTTACTAAATACATCCTCTTTTAAGGACAAAAAGATCGACTCATAAAGGTTCAATGCTTTTTGGTGAACTCCGTTCGgaagctttgaagaaaggCACAATGACAATTTGTCGGCAACTTCTGATGCATAGGGAATCAATTCTACCGTGTGGAACGACCGTTGGTCTTGCGGGAGCAGAAGTGCcttctggagtcttgaaATAAATGCAATGTAGTCTGCCCATTCCTCGAGCGATTCAAACGATAACAACGACTTTTCGACTTGTTGGTAGTAACGcttgtctttgatggaCAATTGAGACGTTTCAGTTGCCAGCTTGGCTCGAAATGCCGGAAGCACCTTCGAAAGACCTTTTTTCTCCATGATTCTGCAAATGCCTGGAGTGATAAACAattgtcaagttgaagatcGCGACAGCGCGGTGACTTTGGGGTTGCAAGAGAAAGTGGAATAATTCTATTTGATGTATATTGGTGTCTATAACTGTCGCCTCAAACACACAAGGTTCCGCTCCTTCTTATAGAACATCTTTGAGGAACTTGGCCACATCGACCAATTCGTCGTCACCTGCACTGTGGGCCATTCCTGGATAGCTTTTGAACCGGTAGTTGGTGAACCCAAGAGACTGGTAGAACTCAGCAGTCAATTGGCCATACTGGTGAGCGATGATTGGATCAGCCGTTCCGTGGCCTTGGAACACGGGGATGGAAAAATTCGTACCGTTCTTGTTGtgcaatttcttgatctcgTCAATTATGGGACAGAACCCGCTCAAAGCCAccactccaccaactttgCTCTCCAACAAGCTGGCTGTGGCCAACGCTATGGCTGCTCCTTGAGAGAAGCCACCAATTATAATTTTTTCCCGTGGTACATTATGGACATTAACCTGTTCTTCTATAAGAGCCTTAAGAACCTCACAAGAACGCAAAAACCCGGGAATATCCTGACGAGCTTTTATGTTACCAAATTCGAATATATCGAACCAGCCGGGCATTTGGTACCCACCGTTAACGGAGATGGGGATAGTGGGAGCATTGGGAAACACAAAGTTAGTTGCATCAAGAACGGCTGGAGATATGATTCCCATTCCCTTCAAAAGCTGTGGAAACCATGACCAGCCTTCACCCGAGTCTCCGAGTCCGTGTACAAAGATTATAGCCGACTTGGCGGTGGTTTTTGCAGATACTCTTACTGCTGATACTGACATTTGCTGAAAATAAATTAATGCGCAATttgcaaaaagaagagGTGGAATAGGCGATACTAAAAATGGAACGGAGGTATATGTAGTTGGGGACGGGTTATTTAGGTGATATAAAGTCTTTGTAGTTGCATTTAAGTGGAGTGTATTATGCATTTATGTTGTCATGGCAGTTGTAAATTAGGTAGCCGAAGGTGGATCACCTAGGTCCATTCACCTAGGTCCATTCAATAAGGCTTTCTAAGGCGATCCCGAAGCAATAAGATTTTTATGGTTTTTGCAAACCTCTAAGTTGTAGCTGCTAAAGGCTCggtttttgatttttttgcatccacTGGTTCAGCCTTCTCATCCACCGTCTTTCTTTTATTAGTATTGGCTAATTCACTTGAAGCTGCTATTTTCAACACTCGGGTGTTTTGCTTCTCTCCATCGACACGGCGGAAATATGGTTGACATCTCCAATATGGCACTTCTCGATACTGTCCACCCCAGCTTTCATCTTCGCCGACTTTTATGACATCCAAATCACTAATATCGTCTTGCTGATAGATTTTGGCCACGGCTGCTTCAACCTGTTTTACGATTGCATCCCAGTCATCCATGTTGGCGTGGACGCTGGTTCTTCCAATCACAGGTCTGAGCTCTTTGTGCACATTCAAGAACTCGTGCaatatcttgaaaaagtggGCCTTCATAGCATGCTTATTGGCATCAGTAGGATACTCACGTAAGATCTCAAAGTATTCCCTCAAGAGCTTGTCGACTCGAGGAAACTGCTTTTCTTTTTCGTTGGTTTCTGTCCAAAATACCCCAGGGTTGTACAAGTTCCCTTCAGCAGACATCACTGCATCACAACCGACGTGGT
Above is a window of Yamadazyma tenuis chromosome 1, complete sequence DNA encoding:
- a CDS encoding phospholipase/carboxylesterase (COG:I; EggNog:ENOG503NZH9; MEROPS:MER0200434), whose translation is MSVSAVRVSAKTTAKSAIIFVHGLGDSGEGWSWFPQLLKGMGIISPAVLDATNFVFPNAPTIPISVNGGYQMPGWFDIFEFGNIKARQDIPGFLRSCEVLKALIEEQVNVHNVPREKIIIGGFSQGAAIALATASLLESKVGGVVALSGFCPIIDEIKKLHNKNGTNFSIPVFQGHGTADPIIAHQYGQLTAEFYQSLGFTNYRFKSYPGMAHSAGDDELVDVAKFLKDVL
- a CDS encoding uncharacterized protein (EggNog:ENOG503NUVT; BUSCO:EOG092605QM; COG:K) — encoded protein: MEKKGLSKVLPAFRAKSATETSQLSIKDKRYYQQVEKSLLSFESLEEWADYIAFISRLQKALSLPQDQRSFHTVELIPYASEVADKLSLCLSSKLPNGVHQKALNLYESIFLSLKEDVFSNEINLWLPGLLPVLSFGSIQVKSEMVKLFKNHILSNINSKNLKVVAKPMILSLLSGLDDENSESFPDVFELMDTLKLKLESDSHYWKCLFLAIITNPEKRLGALYWCNKRLPMFTTIKTETGGFEYSYEAQACIDPSPGLLIRAFSTAINTETIFNPANDIIIIRGFFDLMLTHLPLNSSVFARSPKDKDLLVKSCIQILLKKDMSLNRRLWNWLLGPDSDQLVDSTKVRAKYFEDFGLEPLSRVLLDLVHDEKDTNKQIDSIKMALSLIIDKWEISHMVIPKILRPILSETYNKSKSSTTRFSEVLSSSQDFFNGIESSYIWNLFIDLIKSSNLDLLEFILSNFDINEEEMKVTHAPLALMTLLINFQEEKNWFNSVSIVIELISPKGLEPVDKSLTSKVDKEDVSKKISNFYGELTLDEEASTPAFTKSETSFYLYFLFKAIIIENFTSINSCRLCELFEKLVYTIPISDSFKARDEDILSLMLKQTNISHSPTTETQNMNTIVAFSISKLFHLLSSELSTLEKTRIIKVITTNLWPSLVSSDPTQPQVESVKCLFDLIINSSRYYVEPAISSLILQSSHNDRVKAMTCLWSHSNSNETDSVLEIPLKLVLDDLFDESSINKLQVNEFIRTIIKSGHSNRLLKMITNPLMDFELMATHKSEIEVDDQLAEFAYHLGTILHVINSNPKNLKEAFNNEFAVMDNSTKLEISKSNEWDISTYKSLIFFVIEKFLSLRLSEDVLNEGGCILKDYYNCVDYCLELLTTLISGNEPDFTMKFHSLIDNCFYYISLPTVPYQIELAECQYLKCIFHLLKLSEDSKINLNLLHIDDQEKEPFLVRFIIKGISKSQISVLLQQYMILLTRSLYLFNESVFSVLSLLNSAIIEKINDYFNKIVKEETIGILVDFEASINELISGLEDLLSISHSYLLTSKFRNKSDSKAANGQQDSSFLGNVIQGVFSIESPAVRTSEQNKLYSILLAFQDTIEMIFKIWKWADSKSKLYEYKTEDSPIGSHRSIIHLGNKLKFRSKKLFESLMDLERQEVIENLIAADPGYKSSIKLLNLLDGGRSQITLPNIFNSIMTRCYPSLLDESKKSHLNVSITEKELSRFLIFYFESIDTDTITDIWSFSTQFFKDVLAHHHHFKQLIPNLLRVISKLSLKLSNSKFGSDKKHKRELRDIFSKLLGVSVSGKRILFSSSEEPANGTINNEENNSEDDEDESTTPQGVQDELTDALSELMENFEEVIQDSEKLSSCINVIILNFVSPQIKNKKINEIPLRTLTLVKNIGQYAPNRTWKSLIYDLFMDSNFFKLPANRLEIWKSIISSWMSVETEKFNELISKVSATGSGSAGTLFMFNEKAELENKILTIKRLSFIMLTQPKDFFLSSLDDLFDQIEISLMNNVPLSFKTHISILFRVITIQFNELYLLPRWIVMCQQVISIFENILNKSMKELSFLSEEELQSILYGCKLLDQLLLLNNDEFNMQDWLFVHTAFDVNSDIEDAMVSIVDKISQEYDLTILKESPVKIDPLSPDNKKIPLLKGVTSIKSIANLKSFFESLSYLNFERVYGLYDTDFEACEADIMEDLFA